The following are encoded together in the Cryptococcus neoformans var. neoformans JEC21 chromosome 9 sequence genome:
- a CDS encoding vacuolar ATP synthase, putative: MVHDPRISDSQLAQINAAAAVREYAIEPRMDYRTVSAVNGPLVVLDNVSFPSYNEIVQLTLPDGTIRGGQVLEVSGKKAVVQVFEGTSGVDTKATRISFSGSSMKLAVSEDMLGRVFNGSGNPIDNGPKVFAEDYLDINGSPINPYSRIYPEEMIQTGISTIDTMNSIARGQKIPIFSAAGLPHNEIAAQICRQAGLVKRPGATKGVHDGHEDNFSIVFAAMGVNMETARFFKRDFEESGSISNSTLFVNLASDPTIERIITPRLALTTAEYFAYQLEKHVLVVMTDMSSYADALREVSAAREEVPGRRGYPGYLYTDLATLYERAGRVEGRNGSITQVPILTMPNDDITHPIPDLTGYITEGQIFVDRQLSNRQIYPPINVLPSLSRLMKSAIGEKLTRKDHGDVSNQLYAKYAVGKDAASMKAVVGEEALSADDKLALEFLDRFEKEFVGQGAYEARTIFESLDIAWELLRIFPKESLNRISPKILAEFYARRPKGTSAEQPEENKEDNLIDA, translated from the exons ATGGTACATGACCCACGCATCTCAGACAGCCAACTCGCCCAGATCAACGCA GCAGCGGCTGTCCGCGAGTATGCCATCGAGCCACGAATGG ACTACCGTACCGTCTCTGCCGTCAACGG TCCACTGGTCGTTCTCGATAATGTCTCG TTCCCTTCCTACAACGAAATCGTTCAGCTCACTCTCCCGGATGGCACTATCCGGGGTGGTCAAGTGCTTGAAGTTAGCGGAAAGAAGGCTGTCGTCCAG GTGTTCGAAGGGACTTCTGGTGTAGACACCAAGGCGACTCGAATCTCCTTTTCCGGATCTTCCATGAAGCTGGCTGTGTCCGAAGATATGCTTGGGCGAGTGTTCAACGGTAGTGGTAACCCTATCGATAATGGACCAAAGGTCTTTGCCGAAGATTATCTCGACATCAACG GTTCTCCAATCAACCCTTACTCTCGTATCTACCCCGAGGAGATGATCCAGACTGGTATCTCTACCATTGATACTATG AACTCTATCGCCCGTGGACAGAAgattcccatcttctctgccGCCGGTCTTCCCCACAATGAA ATTGCCGCCCAAATCTGTCGACAAGCCGGTCTCGTCAAACGTCCCGGTGCCACCAAGGGTGTCCACGACGGCCACGAGGACAACTTCTCCATCGTTTTCGCCGCTATGGGTGTTAATATGGAGACCGCCCGATTCTTCAAGCGAGACTTTGAGGAAAGTGGAAGTATCTCCAACTCTACCCTATTTGTCAACCTCGCTTCCGACCCTACTATCGAACGTATCATCACCCCTCGTCTCGCTCTTACCACTGCCGAGTACTTTGCTTATCAGCTTGAGAAACACGTGTTGGTCGTCATGACCGACATGTCGAGTTATGCCGATGCTCTTCGAGAAGTCTCTGCTGCCCGAGAGGAAGTACCAGGTCGACGAGGTTACCCTGGTTACCTTTATACCGATTTGGCCACCCTTTACGAGCGTGCTGGTCGAGTTGAGGGAAGAAACGGTTCCATCACTCAGGTTCCCATCTTGACCATGCCCAACGACG ATATTACCCACCCTATCCCTGATTTGACTGGTTATATTACAGAAGGTCAAATCTTTGTCGACCGTCAACTTTCCAACCGTCAAATCTACCCCCCCATTAACGTCCTTCCTTCATTATCCcgtttgatgaagagcgCTATCGGCGAGAAGCTTACCCGCAAGGACCACGGTGACGTGTCTAACCAGCTT TATGCCAAGTATGCCGTCGGTAAGGATGCGGCTTCCATGAAGGCTGTCGTTGGTGAAGAAGCCTTGTCCGCCGATGATAAGCTCGCCCTTGAGTTTTTGGATAGGTTTGAAAAGGAGTTTGTCGGTCAGGGTGCTTATGAGGCTCGAACCATCTTTGAGTCCCTTGACATTGCTTGGGAACTTTTGAGGATCTTCCCCAAGGAGTCTCTCAACCGAATCAGCCCCAAG ATTCTCGCCGAATTCTATGCGCGCAGGCCCAAGGGAACTAGTGCTGAACAACCCGAAGAGAATAAGGAAGATAATCTTATAGACGCGTAA